The window TGAGCAAAAGCTGCAGGAGATGCAGGTCCCTGAGGGGGTGAAGCAGCCGGGCCCAGCACGTCGATGCAgtcaaagaaagcccatcaatgcctctccttccttagaagattgaggagatttgcaaCGTCAATCAATACTCTCTTGGACTTCGACATGGtttacggtagagagcatattgattggttgtatcactcctggtccgagaacactgatgcaattataaagaaagcacgtcagcgcctctacttcctgagaaaattacggagagtcggtatgtcaaggaggactctctaacgtctacaggtgcacaatagagagcatgctgaccggttgcatcgtggcttggttcggcaactcgagtgCCCAGGaccggaaaagactacaaaaagtagtaaacactgcccagtccatcatcggctctgacctccctaccatcgaggggatctatcgcagttgctgcctcaaaaaggctggcagcatcatcaaggacccacaccatcctggccacatactcatctccccgctaccttcaggtagaaggtacatgagcctgtggactgcaatgtccaggttcaggaatagctacttccccacagccatcaggctattaaaactcaactgaaacaaaactctgaacattaatagaccattacctgtttatttattcatgtgtgtttatatttatataatggtatatggacacactgatctgttctgtattcatgcctactatattctgttgtgctgaagcaaagcaagaattttattatcctatctgggacacatgacaataaacactcttgactcacagTCTGGGTTGGGTGTTTGAACACTTGGGAAtaagaggttgcagatagtggtgaacactgcctggtccatcacaggtattctcctcaccatcaaagggatctatagcaACCAGCATCATAAAAGaccccacaccaccccggccGCACTCTCATCTCATTCCTATCGTAAGGAATACGGTACTGACCAccatgttcaagaacagcttctttccaacagctGTTGAACACTGCAACACAACTTCAGCTATGAGCTATGGATCACcgttccatattctccagagttgctgcctgactcgttgagttactccagcactttgtcttttttttaaataaatcagcatctgctgttcctggttTTGACTAATAGTAATTTGTTGCTGGCAGTTGCCCTAGAATGGGTTAATGATGGTGAGGTGGTAATTGCCTTGTTTTGGACTGCTGTTGTTTCCTTCCCGTCTGCCTTGCAAGTCATCTTCCTTTGTTTATCATCTATCCCCATTGCAGAATGAGGAAGGTGTTGACGGAGAGGGATGGAAACAATTGGCGTGATAATCTCCCTCCTATACCGTCCGTGCCCGCCACACTTCAGCGGAAGTGGAGACCCAACCCTCCCGGAAATACGGGCGCGGAGACGGCAACTATACAGCAGAATGGAGACGGCACAGGTCAGTTGCTCAGACCAgacatgaggcatagatagggtagacagtcggagcCTTTTTCGCCAAGGTGgacatgtcaaagactagagggcactaTGCCTGCATATCGttaaatttgcccctctcaccttaaagctgtgccctgtagtctttgacatttctacagtgggggaaaaagattctgactgtctaccctatctaagcctctcataattttatatacttctatcgggcCTTCTCTCAAACTCAgatgatccagagaaaacaatacaagtctgtccaacctctatttgtggcgcagtggtagaatcgtTTTCTTACAGCGCCATCGAcccaggttgaatcctgactgtaggtgctgtctgtatggagtttatacgttctccctgtgactgtgggttttctccgggtgctgcggtttccacccatatcccaaagacgtgcagttttatgagttaattggtttcagtaaaattgtaaatggtccctagtgtgtaggatagtgctagtgtccagggcaatcactggtcggcatggactcagtcggccagaggacctgtttccacgctgtatctctaaacttataaCTAACGGCATGGGTTTGGCGCACGGGGAGTTAATGGGCATGGGGAAGATGGAGATTAGCATGATGCACAAGGCAGCCCTGGAAGCCTCTTGAGAGGAAGACTAATCCCGAATGGTTGCTTTATCCAGCTTCCGCCAGCCTCGTGCAAGCCAGATCTTTGAAGGAAGCAGGGAACGCACTGGTGAAGAAGGGAGAGCACAGGAAGGCAGTGGAGAAGTACAGTGAAAGCCTGAGGCTGAACAGCAAGGAGTACACCACCTTTACCAACAGGTAACGAGCAACATTAGTCTGGGTCAAGGTCGTAGCACAGTGATGTAACTGGCAAACGAAccaggaacaccttcttcccactcttgttattaggcttctgaatggtccttccataagctagggtactgtccaattcacctctaccccattgtggacattatactttgtctctggaactgttgcactacaatgctgagaatgatATTCTacactctatatcttcccctttgctttaaccattgtacttgagttttacttgattatatttatgtataatatccGATCTGTCATAGCAggcgaacaaaagcttttccctgtaccttgatacatgtgacaataataatctcaaCCTAAAGAAATCAGatcgggtctaaagaagggttcgaagccaaaacgtcagctattccttttctccagacgctgcctgatcagCCGAGTTatacctgcactttgtgtctatctttgatataaaccaacatctacggTTCTTTCCTATTCAAATCAGACCTCATCTTTGTGTTAATTCAGGAACCCTCTGTAACCATTCCAATGTGTGGGGGTCACTAGAAAGGTTGCATTCATTACCCATCCCTGATGATTAATTCCACTGCCAGTGGCTCTGGTTTTACCTGCTGTCTGCCCCTAATTTCCTGAACTGGCCTGTGTGGTTCCTGGCAGGGCTCTGTGTTACCTGAACCTGCAGCAGTATCGTGAAGCAGAGAAGGACTGCACGTCCGCTTTGGGCTTGGATCCTGCAAACCTGAAGGCATTCTATCGACGCGCACAGGCTCGCAAAGAGCAGAAGGTAAGTAAAATACAGCTTGCAAAcgtgtttagattagagatacagcatggaaacaggtccttcggcccaccgagttcacatcaaccatcgatcactgttcacactagttctatgttaaaccactttatcatccactcccttcacactgggggcaatttttaatttttttattttttaatacatttttattagaggcatctgcatatcataatccaaactaatgcagactttgtttaacggttacatattaaatatccaggatTTCAGGGACCCAGTTATCAAAGTAgttgggatcctcctttatcAGTTACATactctgggggcaatttacagaggaccaattaaaatacaaacccacacgtctttggggtgtgggaggaaaccggacacccagaagaaacccatgtggtcacagagagaacgtacaagcacCACACAGGCAGGTGTCAAGTGGGGCTCAAGTACTTCCTCCGttagttcgttccatatacccatcacactGTGGAAAAAGCCGattctcaagttcctattaaatctttctcctcccaccttaaacctatgttctctggttcttgattcccctactttgataAAAGacaatgcattcaccctatctgttctcctcatgatcttatacacctttataagatcgcccttcaacctcctgcactcgaaggaataaagtcctagccttcccaacatctccctaaagctcagggcctcgagtcctggcaacagcctcctCGGCctctctgctctctttccagcttaataaagtCCTTCCTAAAGCTGGGtggccaaaattgaacacaatactccaagcatAGCTATGCCAACAATTTGTACAACtgaaacatgacatcccaacttctataattcagtaggacacaaagtgctggagtaaatcagcaggtctgcagatatctctggagaacatagatgggtgaccaTTCGAATTGGGAACCTTCTTAAgactctgaagaggggtcctgacccaaaacgtcgcctaatcgtcacctaatcatgttctccaaagatgctgtgtgGTCCGCTGTGTTTCTTCAGGGctgtgtgcccttttgtgtaaactagaATCCTCAGTTTGTTGCTTCTACACCTCTATACTGATaaaagccaatgtaccaaaagcctcccTGACCACCCTAAAACCACTTTCAGGGATCAGTGTACTTGCACTCCTCAATCCCTCTGCTCTGTttcaaagtgataggagcagaattaggccattcagcctattgagtctgctccaccgttcaatcatggttgatctatctttccctctcaaccccattctcctgccttctccccataacctttgacactcttactaataaagaatttatcaatctccactCTGAAAATATCCATTGCAGTCTaaggcgatgaattccacagattcgccaccctctgactaaagaagtttctatAATAAATCTTGACTTCTCCAGATGTTTGAGGTTGGTTTGTTTTGCAATATTGTAAAGGGTTGATTGGAAAGAGTGCTCTAGGTCTTGCTTTTATTTCCCCAGAATTACAAGGGCAGCCTTGCTGATCTTCAAGAGATGCTGAAACTGGATCCAAACA is drawn from Leucoraja erinacea ecotype New England chromosome 21, Leri_hhj_1, whole genome shotgun sequence and contains these coding sequences:
- the tomm34 gene encoding mitochondrial import receptor subunit TOM34, with amino-acid sequence MAARGRASGPQASAAKLKSAGNELFQHGRYGEAAGRYSEAIVRLQEAGTKWPEELSVLYSNRAACYLKIGSCSDSIKDCTASLELVPFALKPLIRRATAYEALERYPQAFVDFRTATQLDGNVQAAQDGMNRMRKVLTERDGNNWRDNLPPIPSVPATLQRKWRPNPPGNTGAETATIQQNGDGTASASLVQARSLKEAGNALVKKGEHRKAVEKYSESLRLNSKEYTTFTNRALCYLNLQQYREAEKDCTSALGLDPANLKAFYRRAQARKEQKNYKGSLADLQEMLKLDPNNAAGQRLVQDIEKLVK